The following proteins are encoded in a genomic region of Coregonus clupeaformis isolate EN_2021a chromosome 14, ASM2061545v1, whole genome shotgun sequence:
- the nmnat3 gene encoding nicotinamide/nicotinic acid mononucleotide adenylyltransferase 3 has protein sequence MSVRIPLVLLACGSFNPITNQHMRLFELARDHLHQTGQFQVVGGIVSPVSDGYGKQGLVLAKHRIAMARLALQSSDWVSVDDWESQQPDWTETVVTMRYHYGRILKQYQEGTGKDSGPTTNSHHLTSSSPRLKLLCGADFLDTFKVPGLWLDDHVEEVAGRFGLVCVSRGGLEPERAVHESDTLSRHWRNIFLVSEWVRNETSATEVRRALRRGLSVKYLLPDSVIEYIHQHNLYTGDSELKNKDVLLRPFTKQTEMLVKPLDD, from the exons ATGTCTGTCCGCATTCCACTGGTCCTCCTGGCCTGCGGCTCCTTCAACCCCATCACCAACCAGCACATGCGGCTGTTCGAGCTGGCCAGGGATCACCTGCACCAGACAG GTCAGTTCCAGGTGGTGGGCGGGATTGTGTCTCCGGTGAGTGACGGCTATGGCAAGCAGGGCCTGGTGTTGGCCAAGCACCGCATCGCTATGGCGAGGCTGGCACTGCAGAGCTCAGACTGGGTCTCCGTTGACGATTGGGAGAGCCAACAGCCCGACTGGACAGAGACAGTGGTCACAATGAG GTACCATTATGGTCGGATACTGAAACAGTACCAAGAGGGCACAGGGAAGGACAGTGGTCCAACCACAAACTCCCATCATCTCACAA GCTCCTCTCCCAGGCTGAAGCTGCTGTGCGGAGCTGACTTCCTGGACACCTTCAAGGTGCCGGGCCTGTGGCTGGACGACCACGTGGAGGAGGTGGCGGGCCGCTTCGGCCTGGTCTGTGTCAGCCGGGGGGGCCTGGAGCCCGAGCGCGCCGTGCACGAGTCAGACACACTTTCACGCCATTGGCGAAACATCTTCCTGGTGAGCGAGTGGGTCCGCAACGAGACCAGCGCCACGGAGGTCCGGCGGGCCCTGAGACGAGGCCTCAGCGTCAAGTACCTCCTCCCGGATTCTGTCATCGAGTATATCCACCAGCACAACCTCTATACCGGGGATAGTGAGCTGAAGAATAAGGATGTGCTGTTGAGGCCGTTTACCAAGCAGACAGAGATGCTTGTGAAACCGCTGGATGACTGA
- the rbp1.1 gene encoding retinol-binding protein 1.1 gives MPVDLNGYWKMISNDNFEEYLKALDVNVAIRKIATLLKPDKDISQDGDHVVIKTLSTFKNYNMDFHVGKEFEEDLSGVDDRKCMTTVSWEGDKLVCVQKGEKEGRGWTHWVEGDTLHLELRACGAVCKQVFKKT, from the exons ATGCCAGTTGACTTGAATGGGTATTGGAAAATGATCTCCAATGACAACTTCGAAGAGTACTTGAAAGCCCTCG ATGTAAATGTTGCCATTAGGAAAATTGCCACCTTGTTGAAGCCCGACAAAGACATCAGTCAAGATGGTGACCACGTTGTCATCAAGACCCTCAGTACCTTTAAGAACTACAACATGGATTTCCATGTTGGCAAGGAGTTTGAGGAGGATCTCTCAGGGGTGGATGACAGAAAATGCATG ACCACTGTCTCATGGGAGGGGGACAAGCTGGTGTGTGTTcagaagggagagaaggagggccGAGGCTGGACCCATTGGGTGGAGGGAGATACGCTTCATCTG GAGCTGAGAGCATGTGGAGCTGTGTGCAAACAGGTCTTCAAGAAAACTTAA